GGAGCTGCGCACCGAGGAGCCGCCGAACCCGACGATCACCGTCGTCCAGGCACTCCCCAAGGGTGACCGCGGCGAGCTGGCCGTGGAGACCATGACCGAGACCGGTGTGGACGCCATCGTGCCCTGGCCGGCGGCGCGTTGTGTGACTCAGTGGAAGGGCGAGCGGGCCGCCAAGGCGCTGGGCAAATGGCGCGCCACGGCCCGTGAGGCGGGCAAGCAGTCGCGTCGGCTGACCTTCCCCGAGGTGGCCGACCCCCTGACGACCAAGCAGGTGGCCGCGCTCCTCGCGGACGCCGACTTCGCGGCCGTCCTCCACGAGGAGGGCAGCACCCCGCTCGCCACCGCGGAACTCCCCGCCACCGGGCGCCTCGTGCTCGTCGTCGGCCCCGAGGGCGGTGTCTCCCCGGAGGAGCTCGCCACCTTCGCCGAGGCCGGCGCCAAGCCGTACCGCCTGGGGACGACCGTCCTGCGCACCTCCACGGCGGGCACCGCGGCCACGGCCCTGCTGCTGGGCCGCACCGGGCGCTGGAGCTAGGAGGGTCGCATTCCCCCTGCCTCCATGGCCCCCGCCGGTCTGCCGGACGCGGGCAGGAGGATCATGGCGGGCATGGCGAATTCCGCGGGGGCGAAGGCAGTGGTGATCGGGATCGCGACGCTCGGCGTGGCCGCGGCGCTGGCCGTGCTGGGGGTGTTCGGTCTCTTCGCGTGCATCCTGTTCGGCTGGGAGCCGTCGCTGCCCTAGCCGGCGGTCGGGGCGACGGGCCGCGCAGGGTGCGCCGACAGCCCGGAAGCTGCCGGCGCACCGCCGTTCCGCGCGGTGGCGGACGGCCGGGTCAGGCCAGCAGCTCGGCCGCCAGCGTGATGTTCTTGACGCCCGCCAGCGCCTGGCTCACCGGGCAGTTCTTCTTGGCGTCCTCGGCCGCGGCCTGGAACTCCTCCTCGGACAGGCCGGGGACCCGGGCCTTGACGGTCAGGGCGATGCCGGTGATGCCCTCACCGGGCTGGAAGGTCACGTCGGCCCGGGTGTCCAGGGCCTCGACGGTGTGGCCCTTGCCCGCCAGGCCGTGCGAGAAGGCCATGGAGTAGCAGGAGGAGTGGGCCGCCGCGATCAGCTCCTCGGGGCTGGTGACGCCGCCCGGCTGCTCCGCGCGGGCGGGCCAGTTCACGTCGTACGTACCGACCTTGGAGGACTCCAGGGCGACGGTGCCCTTGCCCTGGAGGAGGTTGCCCTCCCAGTGGGTGGTGGCGGTGCGCGTGGTTGCCATGGTGCATAACTCCCGATGGTGGGCGAAAACGATCACGGACCAGCTTAGTGATCCCGGGCCCCGCGTCCCGGCGGCCCGGCCCCCGCCCCGCCGTGGGTCGCCCCGCCGGTGGCGTGCCGCGCGCGGCGTACGGGTGGGGTGGGGCCGCGCCGCGTGCCGCCCGGTAGCATCCGAGGCCGTGCGCACCGTGCGTACGCGGATGACCCGGGAGGAGCCACCGGTGGCGGGAGAACCGCAGGCCGACTGCCTGTTCTGCAAGATCGTGGCGGGGGAGGTGCCGGCGACCATCGTCCGGGAGACCGACACCACCGTCGCGTT
The sequence above is a segment of the Streptomyces lydicus genome. Coding sequences within it:
- a CDS encoding OsmC family protein; protein product: MATTRTATTHWEGNLLQGKGTVALESSKVGTYDVNWPARAEQPGGVTSPEELIAAAHSSCYSMAFSHGLAGKGHTVEALDTRADVTFQPGEGITGIALTVKARVPGLSEEEFQAAAEDAKKNCPVSQALAGVKNITLAAELLA
- a CDS encoding 16S rRNA (uracil(1498)-N(3))-methyltransferase produces the protein MTAPVFLVDSLADVRAGATVTVDGPEGRHAVSVRRLRVGEEVVLTDGRGAGAHGTVAGVEGKDRLTVAVAELRTEEPPNPTITVVQALPKGDRGELAVETMTETGVDAIVPWPAARCVTQWKGERAAKALGKWRATAREAGKQSRRLTFPEVADPLTTKQVAALLADADFAAVLHEEGSTPLATAELPATGRLVLVVGPEGGVSPEELATFAEAGAKPYRLGTTVLRTSTAGTAATALLLGRTGRWS